The DNA sequence TGTGTGTTTGTGCGAGTATTGTGTTTGGTTCATTGATATTCTACTGAGTTTTTGTAAGCACCTTAACTCTATGTTTAAGTGCTAGAGGATTGTGATTAAGCTGTTACTGTTACCTTAATGAGATGAAGAAACTTGCATGGGCTAATCCAAGCTCTAAAACCTTCCTATGTGCAGATTATTCCATTTCAATCTTTAGATGCCACTCCCTTTTATAGATTAAAGATGtccattcatattaaaattttgttTTTGTGCTGTATATTTGTAATGCCAATGACTATAACAAAAGGAAAACTAAATCATGGATTTTATGAAGTGTCACTTGAATAGTATAATCCAGATTATTCTAAATAACTGTTTTAGTTGGGAGAAATACCATAACTTTCCATTATTGATGGCTAATATCAGGTTGATAGCTCTTTGCTATATTGTTCTTACTTCTTACAAAAGACACTAGGAATACTGTTTCTTGAATATGTTTTATATTGACTAGCAATGGAGTTGTGTTTCCCTTCAACACTAATCTATATTTATTTCTTCCTCTGCTTATGCATGAGGTATTTGGTTTTGAAATGATTTGTCATTCTTTGCTGATGTCAGAGAGTCATGAACTATGGTCTTACCATGACACACTGATGTTTTCAGGGtacacaaaaggtgaaatatggaAAGGTCGGGTTTCCTGGTACAGAAATTACAGCTAGGAATACAATAATAGCTAGTGGATCTGTTCCCTTTGTACCTAATGGCATTGAAGTGGATGGTTAACTTTATTTTCTCTGACTCATTTAGTTGGAAATTAGTCAACTATGCATGTACATAAGTGCATGATACTGTTGCTGATGTTGGAAAATTTTCATGTGAAAATGATGGAATTCTGCTTTGGTGTTTGTATTTCCTTCTTGTATTTGGTTGCAGAGATGaggaaatattaatatataataaCCAAAAGAACTATTAtgtatgttttgttcataattttTGTTCTGCTTTTTTGGTAcgtttttctgattttttttttcagatgttCTACTATATAAATTTCCAACTCAAATTCATGATTAGACATTCTTCAACAATCAACATGGACTTGGAGTGCATTTTAGATGGACATTACTGTTTCCAAGATATTGTAGAAAATATCATGATTTATGTATAATAGGCTTTTATTCATGTGAAATACAGCCTATGGGTTTCAAAATTGTCGGCATATTATACCAATATCCAAATGTTTCGATATGGGATGTGTTTACTTTTTTGTTTTGATGCAGTTGTTACTTTTTTGTCCTTGTGTACTTATACCACAATTATGGATAACTTGTAAGATTTCAGTGTATCTTTATATGTACtagctttaatttttttttacccaAGTaccatgaaaaaagaaaaaaggttgaTCATACATCTCCGTTTCTTTCTGCAACCAGGAACAACATTATGGTTCTCAATTTCTACCGTTCCTTGATATTGACTTTTAATTTACTGATAAtggtttcttttttatttgttttaatcCTTTGTATCTTGGCAGATATGCTTTCTATTTTCTATGAATTTGATTTATCTACTATAGGTTAATCCAAGTATTCTTTTGTCATTCTTATTTGATTAATTTAGTTACTTTTAATTTATCGGGTGGTACATGTAGGGAAAACTGTATTCACTAGTGATCATGCACTCAAGCTGGAGCGGGTGCCAGATTGGATAGCTATTGTAGGAAGTGGTTATATTGGACTTGAATTTAGTGATGTGTACACTGCCCTTGGTAGTGAGGTATGACGTTATTCTCAGCCACTGCTTTCATATGTTTTCTTACAGGCAATGCCTATTCCATGGATGATTCTTTACCTCAGATTTAGCTTCCGTTTCTCTTGTAACTCATTAGAAGCTTGCAGACATATAATCTTTGAATGCCCAGTATAACGACTTTTGTTCATCAACATGAGTCCTCTTTAAACATATGTTTTGATGTTTGATATTAGTCCTTACGGCAAATGTCATGGTTTAGTTACATGGTGTCCTAACATTCAGCATACAAGTCTTTACATTCCTTAAAGTTGTCTATGATGTTGGTAGCCCCATTTTTTCATGGTTTTGGTTAGAAGCAATGTGGATTCCTTTTTATTAACTATATTGTTGGATTATGCTTTGCGATCATGGTATTTATTAACTATATTGTTGGAATTTTCTATCATTGTTAGTGGCTAGCTGTTAGTGATAACCTTCTTTGATACTACCAACATTGGCCAACCATTGCTACTAGCTTACTATTAACTCCAAGATCGAATAATGTTCTAACATGATAAAGTTTCTTCACGTAGCCGGACTTATGCTAGAAAGGAGCATCAAGAGACAGAAGGTGAAATAAGATCATGAACAAGAACTTAATGAATACCATTGAAAATTAAGTCATAATAAAttgagataaataataaaatggtTATGTTGCATCAAATTTGTAATTATCCAATTATCCAACCATTGCTACTAGCTTACTATTAACTCCAAGATCGAATAATGTTCTAACATGATAAAGTTTCTTCACGTAGCCGGACTTATGCTAGAAAGGAGCATCAAGAGACCGAAGGTGAAATAAGATCATGAACAAGAACTTAATGAACCATTGAAAATTAAGTCATAATAATttgagataaataataaaatggtTATGTTGCATCAAATTTGTAATTATCCAATTATTGATACAAATTAGATTTACAGCCAATCCATAATTGAGTACTGGTTAATCATCCAACACTATAcaatgtttctttttttcttttatctcatGAACTTGATTTCTACTGTTTGCTTGAAAGACTTCTTCTAAATTTTTTCATCAGGTGACTTTTGTTGAAAGTCTGGATCAACTAGTGGTACTTGTGGCCATTCCGACAAAACAACAATTAAGAATTCTTACTAGCACAGCTCCATTTTTTTATAGATTAGTATGTATTACCAGCATCTTCATTTTACAAGCTCATTATTGGTTGCAAGATCAACATCCACATTTATTTACCAAAACCAGTAGAAATATATGTCTATAGATTTTTCTCCTCACTGTGCATCCACATTACAAGATACGTCTGATGGTATTACTTTTTAGATTTTTCTAAATTCAGCTGTTCACTTGGATAGACTCCTATGATGGATGAGAATTAGCTCAATAATGTTGGCTTGAAATTTGTCAATATTTGCTTCGTGACTGGCAATTTTTCATTTGACCTCTGTAAGGGGTTGAATGTGAAAATATAATGAATTTTCACTCAAATAAGACTAAGTCATGAAAAAAATTTTAGTTGTTGTTGTGGTTTCTAGTCATACATTAGTTTATTTCTGCAAAAAACAAGGTTATACACTAATTTCTCTCTGTTAGAATTATTGGTGTTTTTTTTCTGTGACACgtgaggtttggatgtcccactcCTGAGTTTTCTTTTGCAGCCTCAAGCAAGGGAGAAAGGTGAGAAGGATATGTTTGAAGTACGTGTTGCTAAGACTAGTTTCAAGGCTAACAcaaaagctctggcagagaatgaAGGCGAGGGGCTCGCTAAGGTTATATTTTGGACCATTATCTTATTATGAAATTAAAAACACATTATGCCATGACTGGAAGCTTGTGTAACTCTCATTATGATAGTTATCAATTCCATGAGAATATTATCCCTTCTTTAACTATATTGAAGTTCTGTTACTTGAATTCCAAGAAAATAGTTGCCACAGGTTTCGTTAAATATGGCGTTTCATCCTACTTCTAAAATCGGTTATATTATTCTAGTGCACATATACAAAACTAAGGCATGTATATGAGATatattaatttgaaaattttgtaatAGTAGTAGGATATGTTTTGTCATGGTCACAAGAAAAGTTTTTTCATTATGCCATATAGATCTTGGGCACTAAAATATTTTGACTATGTTGACATTGAATCATGATAAGTAATTAGAGGTTACATAAGTATCTTGATCATCAAGTAGCTATTCTACTTATACATGAGGAGGAAAAAGATCTAGTAAATAGAAATACATTGAAATTTAACATTTAATCCATTTCTTAAATGGTATTTTTGAACATCATAAAAAGTTTAATGTTCATGAAAATCCACCCTATATCAAATTATCAATAACTATACTTTTAATCATCTCATTTATGTCATTCCTTAGACTTATCATATACTTGTATTACATCCAACAGCAAACCCAGCACACAAccattttcttaaaaatatttctttaaaataCTGGTATACTTTTCCAATGAGATCCTATCATGGATTGATGGATCATGCATACCAATCCTTGGCTAGACCGATCAGTACCAGTGTACCGATACATGGCACAGTATGTACTGAAAACTCAAGAGGAAGCAGAAGGAGAAGGAACAAAtggtggaggaagaagatgagtggtggaagaagaggaggaaggaggaagagaaaagaagaagaggtggcagtggaggaagaagaaggataaAAGATTTGGATACTAGATCTTTTATTCAAGCAGTATTTGCTACCATTACTTTGGGACCTTTCTTTTTAGGGGGCTTTGGTGTATTTTCATagtactgctctctctctctctctctctctctctctctctctctctctctatctatctatctaagggagtagatatatatatatatatctactccCTTAAAACTTTTTCTAAATCTTAGATTTTATTAGAATGAAATAAATAATAATCATTTCTAAAAAATTTGTAGGATATGCAATCAGTTTGTCTTGCAGTAGATTTTATGCTTGCCTTGACGAATTTGTTCTTGTAATGCAGTTGATATACAGACCTGATAAAGGGGAGATCCGTGGAGTTCATATTTTAGGGCTGCATGCTACAGACCTCATCCATGAGGCATCAAATGCTATAGCCCTGGGAACACGTCTACAGGTGATCATATTTCACACTTGAATATTTTGATTTGTGATTGCTCACGATCATTTACTTGGATTACACGTTATATGCATCTAAAAGAACTGCAGTCGTGCCTTTACATATGAAAATTGAGAAACAATTGTTTATAGTATGCTGCCCCCTTATTAGGTTCATCTATGTTTCATGTCTTTTTGATGAAATATTTAGCTTATGTTGATGTGAACAAACTTGAAGTTTTATAACATGTGAACTACTAGCTATTTTATGGATAACAAAAGTTACACCAAATCAATCTCTGTGAAGCATCTCTCAAGCGCTTTTGGCCTAATATgacatgtttcttttttttcttttgtaaaatctAGAAAAGATGTAAGTTCTCTTTGAAGACTCATAGGTAGGGAACCTCAGAGTAGTCTGCCACTTTGTTGTGTCTACCAGGGAAAAGCTGACATACGCCCAAGGAAAATAGTTAGACTTTACTGCAGAATATTACAGCATTGAATGCTTGGGGCTCCAATATGGAGGAGCTCTGGTTGCTTCACTTTCTTTAGCAGGACTTGATTTTTAGTTTAATGCTAACCAAAAATAGTTTATTTTTAAGGACCATTACTTATTAGATGATGGTGTAGACTATGTTGTTTCTCATCAGcttatttatcattgatataaaattgtttttttttttctgtaattgCCACATCACCTATCTTAAAGTTTCATTAAATGTCAAGTTTCTGGGGTTCGCCCAATTGCATCTTGCACACTGCCACTAAATAGGTTAGATCTTTCAACATACCGGCTAGACCTTGAGGTTCTTCAGAAGATGCTTAAACTTTACCTTGATTAGAAAGTTATCTCCAGTAGCCATTCATAAAATTTCTTTTAAATCATTCATGAACTTTTCCATAAAATTTAGATTGTCCTGTATTCTTGAGTGTCACCATCTGGAAGAgtcttggatgatgatgatgatgatgggatGCAAGTGAAACAAATAATTGTAACCATCTTGAACGCCAGTCCTGTTAAGTGACCCTTAAAGTTTCTATTCACTGGTAATGATGCCAGGTACTGTTGTATTTGAACATCTTTGCAACTATATAATGCATAAAGCTAGATCTAATGTTTTTGTTTTAACATTGATcttcacatttaaaataatatttcttaacAAATCGTTCAAATATTCTTTCTGGAAGCTCCTGATGTGATGGTGTCTTTAACATCTATACCTCCACTTCTTTATGGCTTTAAAACAAAAAAGATATATTAAATTCCAAGAGAAACATTTCAGTTGACAACAGGCAATTAATTTTTGTGATTctgtgtttgttgaattaaaaaaaattctatttACTGAATAAGTTACAACTGTTCTATTGCAACAGGATATAAAATTTGCCGTTCATGCGCATCCAACTTTATCTGAAGTTTTACATGAACTCTTCAAATCTGCCAAGGTATGCATCTAATCTTCTTTGGTATAATGCATCTGACAGCGTCTATAATCTTTATAGTATCTTGAAGACTTAGAAATCTGTCTTACATATCATGCTGAACTAAAAGAACGATAAAGAAAAGATAAATTTGATGGACCACTAGTTATGAATTATATATTTGTTGAAGTATTCTATTGCCTTGCCTTGTTAGAATCTGCAAAAAAACTTTAGAGCGACAATGATTTGTTCAATCACACAATTAATTCAAGCCAAATTGACATAATTAATTGTTGATTAACAATTGATGCAAGCCAAATTCTGCTTGGTTGTTTATAAATAATCTGAGAGAAAATTTTGTGAAATTATATCGCCCACAATATTCCATATGTTCATTCACTTGTTTTGCCAGGTTAATGTTGGTCTCCCGTCTTCTGTAAGTCAACCAGTTGCAGCCAAACCAGTCTTTAGATGATCTCGGTTATCAGGAGGAAGCCTTCTCAAATACCTTATAACACATCAAGAATCTCATCTTTGTTTCCACTGAAGATAACGAATTCGTGGAAAGCTCAGTGGAGCTCTGCTGTTGCTGCTACCGACGGAACGAGAggttttttctctttcttcttgtttcccACGTTTATTTTGACCACTAAACAGGCTTATTTTAAAGGTGGCATGGCAAGTGTTTTGCCTTTATGTCTATAGATCGTGATAGTTCCACGTTTATTGGATTGTTTTGTTCCACGTCGTGATCGGAATATTGTGCGGTGTGCATCAAGCTGTGTGTGTGGGCGTAGTATCCCTTTTTCCTATCGTTTCACTCTTTTTCTTGCTTCTTAGTGACGGCTACCACTGAAGACTTGGACCAGCGGAGCAATCAAAGCCACAAAGAACAAGTGGGTGATAGGAGGGCCACGATCCGGAAAAAGTGAGTTCatcttttttgtttatattccgagATGTT is a window from the Musa acuminata AAA Group cultivar baxijiao chromosome BXJ2-1, Cavendish_Baxijiao_AAA, whole genome shotgun sequence genome containing:
- the LOC135598635 gene encoding dihydrolipoyl dehydrogenase 1, chloroplastic-like — its product is MPASLSLSLPFPTAAPPASDPSAAAAPFGAFCSYGLRFCGLRREDLSLRSLNWAASGRITPDSSRRFSRKILAVVKDNGSPAKVFDYDLVIIGAGVGSHGAALHAVQKGLKTTIIEGDIVGGTCVNRGCVPSKALLAVSGCMRELHDEHHLKALGLQVTSPGYNRQSVADHANNLASKIQINLTNSLKALGVDILTGVGTIVGTQKVKYGKVGFPGTEITARNTIIASGSVPFVPNGIEVDGKTVFTSDHALKLERVPDWIAIVGSGYIGLEFSDVYTALGSEPQAREKGEKDMFEVRVAKTSFKANTKALAENEGEGLAKLIYRPDKGEIRGVHILGLHATDLIHEASNAIALGTRLQDIKFAVHAHPTLSEVLHELFKSAKVNVGLPSSVSQPVAAKPVFR